In one Serinus canaria isolate serCan28SL12 chromosome 2, serCan2020, whole genome shotgun sequence genomic region, the following are encoded:
- the GPLD1 gene encoding phosphatidylinositol-glycan-specific phospholipase D isoform X6 yields the protein MFHDVSEDTHWSPFLKASIDYIRRNYPQPWEEATEKLVAFLFGIASHMVADVSWHSLGIDQGFLKAMGEIDFRGSYSEAHSVGDFGGDVVSQFELDFSYLASSWYVPVKDLAAIYKEFYGKEIITESTIAECTYLLFFELHGERLLVGKLFPTIASKSPFLVDKFHEYFLGGVDDMAFWTNNIFELTSHMLENGTSDCYLPENPLFINCTKEHKDSHIRNKQSKHEHHKNTTSLLSETLEKNINYTERGVQFDIQPWATKSLRLINHAFKTNVWRALGATHQKSSKHISKPAASYFLTSPYARLGWALISADLNQDGYEDLVAGAPGYSTMGHVQIGRVYVVYGNQSGLPPEDMDLDGKADQVLQGYQPSGRFGSALAVLDFNEDGVPDLAIGAPSVGSQFLTYKGAVYVYFGTEGKGFASQPNITITCQYSYCNLGWSLLAADVDGNGNADLVVGSPYAPGGGKQRGFVVAFYSHLNRSHQGLLSVQDANWMVQGEENYAWFGFSLASCQLENVTLLLIGSPAWKTCSSCNPLLPDVRQSVGKVYGYNPPSTERWFEITGDKEMGRMGLSLASGVLSVAGNTRKVLVVGAPTADSLSRILFMSSMLHQAGLALVYDLSNSTNPSLLSAFSGDKRFSRFGGDIYLSDLDSDGLDEMIVASPLRTNGVTSILAGGAAGRVYIFNGRQASSGNVTGHCTSWTSPCPEDWAQHVLISPEELSRFGSSVTTVKSERKKEVVVAAERSSAKARLGGRLFVYSL from the exons ATGTTCCATGATGTGTCTGAAGACACCCACTGGTCACCATTTCTCAAAGCAAGTATTGACTACATCCGAAGGAATTATCCTCAGCCTTGGGAAGAG GCTACAGAGAAGCTGGTGGCGTTCCTGTTTGGAATTGCTTCACATATGGTGGCAGATGTTAGCTGGCATAGCCTGGGCATCGACCAAGGATTTCTAAAGGCCATGGGAGAA aTAGATTTTCGTGGTTCATACTCAGAAGCGCACAGTGTTGGAGATTTTG GAGGAGATGTGGTGAGTCAGTTTGAGCTGGACTTCAGTTACCTGGCATCAAGTTG gtaTGTACCTGTCAAAGACCTAGCTGCTATCTATAAGGAATTTTATGGAAAAGAGATCATAACTGAAAGCACAATTGCTGAATGTACTTATCTGCTGTTTTTTGAATT gcatgGAGAAAGGCTTCTTGTTGGCAAG CTTTTTCCAACAATTGCTAGTAAATCTCCATTTCTGGTGGACAAGTTCCACGAATATTTCCTTGGGGGAGTGGATGACATGGCATTCTGGACCAACAACATTTTTGAGCTGACGAGCCATATGCTAGAGAATGGAACCAG TGACTGCTACCTTCCTGAGAACCCTCTGTTCATAAACTGCACAAAGGAGCACAAGGACAGCCACAT CAgaaacaaacaatcaaaacaTGAACATCACAAGAATACAACttctttgctttcagaaacactggagaaaaacaTAAACTATACAGAGAGAGGAGTTCAGTTTGACATACAGCCTTGGGCAACA aaatccCTCCGCTTGATAAACCATGCTTTTAAAACCAATGTCTGGAGAGCATTAGGAGCTACACACCAGAAATCTTCTAAGCACATCTCCAAGCCAGCAGCTTCATATTTTCTGACTTCACCCTATGCTAGGCTTGGATG GGCACTGATCTCAGCTGACCTAAACCAGGATGGATATGAAGATCTGGTGGCTGGAGCACCAGGGTACAGCACCATGGGCCATGTTCAGATAGGAAGGGTGTATGTGGTCTATGGCAACCAGTCAGGTTTGCCACCAGAGGACATGGATCTGGATGGGAAAGCTGACCAAGTACTACAAGGTTATCAG CCTTCAGGAAGATTTGGTTCTGCCTTGGCAGTCCTGGACTTCAATGAAGATGGAGTGCCAGATCTGGCAATTGGAGCACCTTCTGTGGGATCTCAGTTTCTTACTTACAAA GGTGCTGTGTATGTCTACTTTGGAACTGAGGGAAAAGGCTTTGCATCTCAGCCAAACATTACCATTACTTGTCAG TATTCCTACTGTAATCTTGGTTGGTCCCTCCTGGCAGCTGATGTTGATGGGAATGGAAATGCTGATCTGGTTGTGGGCTCTCCATATGCACCCGGTGGTGGGAAGCAGAGAGGATTTGTGGTTGCATTTTACTCTCATTTGAACAGGAGTCACCAAG GACTTCTGTCAGTACAGGATGCCAACTGGATGGTGCAGGGGGAAGAAAACTATGCTTGGTTTGGATTTTCACttgccagctgccagctggagaaTGTGACATTACTGCTGATTGGTAGCCCTGCATGGAAGACTTGTTCTAG CTGCAATCCCCTCTTGCCGGATGTCAGACAGAGTGTTGGGAAGGTGTACGGGTATAACCCACCGAGTACAGAGCGCTGGTTTGAGATAACTGGAGACAAG GAGATGGGCAGAATGGGTTTGTCTCTGGCCAGTGGTGTGCTGTCTGTGGCTGGGAACACAAGGAAAGTTTTGGTGGTGGGTGCACCTACTGCAG acagctTGTCTAGGATCTTATTTATGTCCTCAATGCTGCATCAAGCTGGACTGGCTCTGGTATATGACCTGTCAAACAGCACCAATCCTTCTCTACTCAGTGCATTCAGTGGGGACAAGAGGTTTTCTCGTTTTGGAGGAGACATATACCTAAGTGATCTGGATAGCGATGGGCTAG ATGAAATGATTGTGGCATCTCCACTGCGAACTAATGGTGTCACCTCAATCCTGGCTGGTGGGGCTGCTGGCCGTGTTTATATTTTCAATGGCAGACAGGCATCCTCAGGGAATGTGACAGGCCACTGCACATCATGGACATCTCCTTGTCCTGAGGACTGG gcACAGCATGTCCTGATTTCTCCTGAG GAACTATCAAGATTTGGGAGTTCTGTTACCACTGTGAAATCTGAAAGAAAG AAAGAAGTTGTGGTGGCAGCAGAGAGAAGTTCTGCGAAAGCTCGACTTGGTGGAAGGCTTTTTGTCTACTCACTCTAG
- the GPLD1 gene encoding phosphatidylinositol-glycan-specific phospholipase D isoform X1, which yields MVGLKIWSVSLVILYHFCQRCIPCGISTHVEIAHRALEFFTKHEGSVNYRKLLLNHQDAFQAGSIYPDAFYPSICKGGMFHDVSEDTHWSPFLKASIDYIRRNYPQPWEEATEKLVAFLFGIASHMVADVSWHSLGIDQGFLKAMGEIDFRGSYSEAHSVGDFGGDVVSQFELDFSYLASSWYVPVKDLAAIYKEFYGKEIITESTIAECTYLLFFELHGERLLVGKLFPTIASKSPFLVDKFHEYFLGGVDDMAFWTNNIFELTSHMLENGTSDCYLPENPLFINCTKEHKDSHIRNKQSKHEHHKNTTSLLSETLEKNINYTERGVQFDIQPWATKSLRLINHAFKTNVWRALGATHQKSSKHISKPAASYFLTSPYARLGWALISADLNQDGYEDLVAGAPGYSTMGHVQIGRVYVVYGNQSGLPPEDMDLDGKADQVLQGYQPSGRFGSALAVLDFNEDGVPDLAIGAPSVGSQFLTYKGAVYVYFGTEGKGFASQPNITITCQYSYCNLGWSLLAADVDGNGNADLVVGSPYAPGGGKQRGFVVAFYSHLNRSHQGLLSVQDANWMVQGEENYAWFGFSLASCQLENVTLLLIGSPAWKTCSSCNPLLPDVRQSVGKVYGYNPPSTERWFEITGDKEMGRMGLSLASGVLSVAGNTRKVLVVGAPTADSLSRILFMSSMLHQAGLALVYDLSNSTNPSLLSAFSGDKRFSRFGGDIYLSDLDSDGLDEMIVASPLRTNGVTSILAGGAAGRVYIFNGRQASSGNVTGHCTSWTSPCPEDWAQHVLISPEELSRFGSSVTTVKSERKKEVVVAAERSSAKARLGGRLFVYSL from the exons ATGGTTGGTCTGAAGATTTGGTCTGTCTCGCTGGTTATACTCTACCATTTCTGTCAGAGATGTATCCCATGTGGAATTTCAACACATGTTGAAATAG CACATAGAGCTCTGGAATTTTTCACTAAGCATGAAGGAAGTGTTAATTATAGAAAG tTATTACTAAATCACCAAGATGCCTTTCAGGCTGGAAGCATTTATCCTGATGCCTTTTATCCTTCAATCTGCAAAGGTG GAATGTTCCATGATGTGTCTGAAGACACCCACTGGTCACCATTTCTCAAAGCAAGTATTGACTACATCCGAAGGAATTATCCTCAGCCTTGGGAAGAG GCTACAGAGAAGCTGGTGGCGTTCCTGTTTGGAATTGCTTCACATATGGTGGCAGATGTTAGCTGGCATAGCCTGGGCATCGACCAAGGATTTCTAAAGGCCATGGGAGAA aTAGATTTTCGTGGTTCATACTCAGAAGCGCACAGTGTTGGAGATTTTG GAGGAGATGTGGTGAGTCAGTTTGAGCTGGACTTCAGTTACCTGGCATCAAGTTG gtaTGTACCTGTCAAAGACCTAGCTGCTATCTATAAGGAATTTTATGGAAAAGAGATCATAACTGAAAGCACAATTGCTGAATGTACTTATCTGCTGTTTTTTGAATT gcatgGAGAAAGGCTTCTTGTTGGCAAG CTTTTTCCAACAATTGCTAGTAAATCTCCATTTCTGGTGGACAAGTTCCACGAATATTTCCTTGGGGGAGTGGATGACATGGCATTCTGGACCAACAACATTTTTGAGCTGACGAGCCATATGCTAGAGAATGGAACCAG TGACTGCTACCTTCCTGAGAACCCTCTGTTCATAAACTGCACAAAGGAGCACAAGGACAGCCACAT CAgaaacaaacaatcaaaacaTGAACATCACAAGAATACAACttctttgctttcagaaacactggagaaaaacaTAAACTATACAGAGAGAGGAGTTCAGTTTGACATACAGCCTTGGGCAACA aaatccCTCCGCTTGATAAACCATGCTTTTAAAACCAATGTCTGGAGAGCATTAGGAGCTACACACCAGAAATCTTCTAAGCACATCTCCAAGCCAGCAGCTTCATATTTTCTGACTTCACCCTATGCTAGGCTTGGATG GGCACTGATCTCAGCTGACCTAAACCAGGATGGATATGAAGATCTGGTGGCTGGAGCACCAGGGTACAGCACCATGGGCCATGTTCAGATAGGAAGGGTGTATGTGGTCTATGGCAACCAGTCAGGTTTGCCACCAGAGGACATGGATCTGGATGGGAAAGCTGACCAAGTACTACAAGGTTATCAG CCTTCAGGAAGATTTGGTTCTGCCTTGGCAGTCCTGGACTTCAATGAAGATGGAGTGCCAGATCTGGCAATTGGAGCACCTTCTGTGGGATCTCAGTTTCTTACTTACAAA GGTGCTGTGTATGTCTACTTTGGAACTGAGGGAAAAGGCTTTGCATCTCAGCCAAACATTACCATTACTTGTCAG TATTCCTACTGTAATCTTGGTTGGTCCCTCCTGGCAGCTGATGTTGATGGGAATGGAAATGCTGATCTGGTTGTGGGCTCTCCATATGCACCCGGTGGTGGGAAGCAGAGAGGATTTGTGGTTGCATTTTACTCTCATTTGAACAGGAGTCACCAAG GACTTCTGTCAGTACAGGATGCCAACTGGATGGTGCAGGGGGAAGAAAACTATGCTTGGTTTGGATTTTCACttgccagctgccagctggagaaTGTGACATTACTGCTGATTGGTAGCCCTGCATGGAAGACTTGTTCTAG CTGCAATCCCCTCTTGCCGGATGTCAGACAGAGTGTTGGGAAGGTGTACGGGTATAACCCACCGAGTACAGAGCGCTGGTTTGAGATAACTGGAGACAAG GAGATGGGCAGAATGGGTTTGTCTCTGGCCAGTGGTGTGCTGTCTGTGGCTGGGAACACAAGGAAAGTTTTGGTGGTGGGTGCACCTACTGCAG acagctTGTCTAGGATCTTATTTATGTCCTCAATGCTGCATCAAGCTGGACTGGCTCTGGTATATGACCTGTCAAACAGCACCAATCCTTCTCTACTCAGTGCATTCAGTGGGGACAAGAGGTTTTCTCGTTTTGGAGGAGACATATACCTAAGTGATCTGGATAGCGATGGGCTAG ATGAAATGATTGTGGCATCTCCACTGCGAACTAATGGTGTCACCTCAATCCTGGCTGGTGGGGCTGCTGGCCGTGTTTATATTTTCAATGGCAGACAGGCATCCTCAGGGAATGTGACAGGCCACTGCACATCATGGACATCTCCTTGTCCTGAGGACTGG gcACAGCATGTCCTGATTTCTCCTGAG GAACTATCAAGATTTGGGAGTTCTGTTACCACTGTGAAATCTGAAAGAAAG AAAGAAGTTGTGGTGGCAGCAGAGAGAAGTTCTGCGAAAGCTCGACTTGGTGGAAGGCTTTTTGTCTACTCACTCTAG
- the GPLD1 gene encoding phosphatidylinositol-glycan-specific phospholipase D isoform X4 — translation MVGLKIWSVSLVILYHFCQRCIPCGISTHVEIAHRALEFFTKHEGSVNYRKLLLNHQDAFQAGSIYPDAFYPSICKGGMFHDVSEDTHWSPFLKASIDYIRRNYPQPWEEATEKLVAFLFGIASHMVADVSWHSLGIDQGFLKAMGEIDFRGSYSEAHSVGDFGGDVVSQFELDFSYLASSWYVPVKDLAAIYKEFYGKEIITESTIAECTYLLFFELHGERLLVGKFHEYFLGGVDDMAFWTNNIFELTSHMLENGTSDCYLPENPLFINCTKEHKDSHIRNKQSKHEHHKNTTSLLSETLEKNINYTERGVQFDIQPWATKSLRLINHAFKTNVWRALGATHQKSSKHISKPAASYFLTSPYARLGWALISADLNQDGYEDLVAGAPGYSTMGHVQIGRVYVVYGNQSGLPPEDMDLDGKADQVLQGYQPSGRFGSALAVLDFNEDGVPDLAIGAPSVGSQFLTYKGAVYVYFGTEGKGFASQPNITITCQYSYCNLGWSLLAADVDGNGNADLVVGSPYAPGGGKQRGFVVAFYSHLNRSHQGLLSVQDANWMVQGEENYAWFGFSLASCQLENVTLLLIGSPAWKTCSSCNPLLPDVRQSVGKVYGYNPPSTERWFEITGDKEMGRMGLSLASGVLSVAGNTRKVLVVGAPTADSLSRILFMSSMLHQAGLALVYDLSNSTNPSLLSAFSGDKRFSRFGGDIYLSDLDSDGLDEMIVASPLRTNGVTSILAGGAAGRVYIFNGRQASSGNVTGHCTSWTSPCPEDWAQHVLISPEELSRFGSSVTTVKSERKKEVVVAAERSSAKARLGGRLFVYSL, via the exons ATGGTTGGTCTGAAGATTTGGTCTGTCTCGCTGGTTATACTCTACCATTTCTGTCAGAGATGTATCCCATGTGGAATTTCAACACATGTTGAAATAG CACATAGAGCTCTGGAATTTTTCACTAAGCATGAAGGAAGTGTTAATTATAGAAAG tTATTACTAAATCACCAAGATGCCTTTCAGGCTGGAAGCATTTATCCTGATGCCTTTTATCCTTCAATCTGCAAAGGTG GAATGTTCCATGATGTGTCTGAAGACACCCACTGGTCACCATTTCTCAAAGCAAGTATTGACTACATCCGAAGGAATTATCCTCAGCCTTGGGAAGAG GCTACAGAGAAGCTGGTGGCGTTCCTGTTTGGAATTGCTTCACATATGGTGGCAGATGTTAGCTGGCATAGCCTGGGCATCGACCAAGGATTTCTAAAGGCCATGGGAGAA aTAGATTTTCGTGGTTCATACTCAGAAGCGCACAGTGTTGGAGATTTTG GAGGAGATGTGGTGAGTCAGTTTGAGCTGGACTTCAGTTACCTGGCATCAAGTTG gtaTGTACCTGTCAAAGACCTAGCTGCTATCTATAAGGAATTTTATGGAAAAGAGATCATAACTGAAAGCACAATTGCTGAATGTACTTATCTGCTGTTTTTTGAATT gcatgGAGAAAGGCTTCTTGTTGGCAAG TTCCACGAATATTTCCTTGGGGGAGTGGATGACATGGCATTCTGGACCAACAACATTTTTGAGCTGACGAGCCATATGCTAGAGAATGGAACCAG TGACTGCTACCTTCCTGAGAACCCTCTGTTCATAAACTGCACAAAGGAGCACAAGGACAGCCACAT CAgaaacaaacaatcaaaacaTGAACATCACAAGAATACAACttctttgctttcagaaacactggagaaaaacaTAAACTATACAGAGAGAGGAGTTCAGTTTGACATACAGCCTTGGGCAACA aaatccCTCCGCTTGATAAACCATGCTTTTAAAACCAATGTCTGGAGAGCATTAGGAGCTACACACCAGAAATCTTCTAAGCACATCTCCAAGCCAGCAGCTTCATATTTTCTGACTTCACCCTATGCTAGGCTTGGATG GGCACTGATCTCAGCTGACCTAAACCAGGATGGATATGAAGATCTGGTGGCTGGAGCACCAGGGTACAGCACCATGGGCCATGTTCAGATAGGAAGGGTGTATGTGGTCTATGGCAACCAGTCAGGTTTGCCACCAGAGGACATGGATCTGGATGGGAAAGCTGACCAAGTACTACAAGGTTATCAG CCTTCAGGAAGATTTGGTTCTGCCTTGGCAGTCCTGGACTTCAATGAAGATGGAGTGCCAGATCTGGCAATTGGAGCACCTTCTGTGGGATCTCAGTTTCTTACTTACAAA GGTGCTGTGTATGTCTACTTTGGAACTGAGGGAAAAGGCTTTGCATCTCAGCCAAACATTACCATTACTTGTCAG TATTCCTACTGTAATCTTGGTTGGTCCCTCCTGGCAGCTGATGTTGATGGGAATGGAAATGCTGATCTGGTTGTGGGCTCTCCATATGCACCCGGTGGTGGGAAGCAGAGAGGATTTGTGGTTGCATTTTACTCTCATTTGAACAGGAGTCACCAAG GACTTCTGTCAGTACAGGATGCCAACTGGATGGTGCAGGGGGAAGAAAACTATGCTTGGTTTGGATTTTCACttgccagctgccagctggagaaTGTGACATTACTGCTGATTGGTAGCCCTGCATGGAAGACTTGTTCTAG CTGCAATCCCCTCTTGCCGGATGTCAGACAGAGTGTTGGGAAGGTGTACGGGTATAACCCACCGAGTACAGAGCGCTGGTTTGAGATAACTGGAGACAAG GAGATGGGCAGAATGGGTTTGTCTCTGGCCAGTGGTGTGCTGTCTGTGGCTGGGAACACAAGGAAAGTTTTGGTGGTGGGTGCACCTACTGCAG acagctTGTCTAGGATCTTATTTATGTCCTCAATGCTGCATCAAGCTGGACTGGCTCTGGTATATGACCTGTCAAACAGCACCAATCCTTCTCTACTCAGTGCATTCAGTGGGGACAAGAGGTTTTCTCGTTTTGGAGGAGACATATACCTAAGTGATCTGGATAGCGATGGGCTAG ATGAAATGATTGTGGCATCTCCACTGCGAACTAATGGTGTCACCTCAATCCTGGCTGGTGGGGCTGCTGGCCGTGTTTATATTTTCAATGGCAGACAGGCATCCTCAGGGAATGTGACAGGCCACTGCACATCATGGACATCTCCTTGTCCTGAGGACTGG gcACAGCATGTCCTGATTTCTCCTGAG GAACTATCAAGATTTGGGAGTTCTGTTACCACTGTGAAATCTGAAAGAAAG AAAGAAGTTGTGGTGGCAGCAGAGAGAAGTTCTGCGAAAGCTCGACTTGGTGGAAGGCTTTTTGTCTACTCACTCTAG